From Estrella lausannensis, one genomic window encodes:
- a CDS encoding M48 family metallopeptidase produces the protein MFSSLFYLFLALTLLTLWPAGLGEPLLSNAPSNLIGALLVFPLIPAGVLLILLLLKSKKKMRPLFSHFYQIALLLSLCISLEMGAENSLQAHISPELVPLALSVIFMTLYLTALFIFHYATYYPRTLYPESLVTSATEFSTREIRTIIPFVFPYFFLLLLITFLPELPPLWSSLILLAALILFVLFFPIVVVALWRMEPIEDPQLVRQMESICLHAKFRYRALGTWTVMDHSLTAAILGILPKFRYILFTRRLLRELPSSQVMAVLAHEIGHAKRGHLYKIPFVLLGMPLIAYLILLKVDPWLRLHTEESADLLIFVLLLFSLSLYFRFLFGFYLRMFEREADLFSLEAAGDSRALIEALDTIGILSGGTHDKPSWHHYSIRQRMDFLAKVNDNAALIDKHQRKVRICLAAYALFLFLLTAALWI, from the coding sequence ATGTTCTCTTCGCTATTTTACCTCTTCTTGGCACTAACTCTGCTGACGCTGTGGCCTGCGGGACTGGGAGAGCCTTTGCTCTCTAATGCACCCTCTAACTTGATCGGCGCTCTACTGGTATTTCCCCTTATTCCCGCTGGAGTTCTCCTCATTTTACTTCTGCTTAAGAGCAAAAAAAAGATGAGACCTCTCTTTTCCCACTTCTACCAGATCGCTCTCCTGCTGTCGCTTTGCATCAGTCTCGAGATGGGTGCCGAAAACTCTCTCCAGGCGCATATTTCTCCCGAATTAGTCCCCCTCGCCCTCTCTGTGATTTTTATGACGCTCTATTTGACGGCGCTTTTCATATTTCACTATGCGACCTACTATCCAAGAACTCTCTATCCCGAGTCTCTCGTGACATCAGCAACAGAGTTCAGCACTCGCGAGATAAGAACGATTATCCCGTTTGTATTCCCCTATTTTTTCCTACTGCTTTTGATCACATTCCTCCCCGAACTGCCTCCTCTTTGGTCTAGCCTGATCCTCTTGGCGGCGCTGATCCTGTTCGTGCTGTTTTTCCCCATCGTGGTCGTCGCCCTCTGGCGCATGGAGCCGATTGAGGACCCTCAGCTTGTCAGACAAATGGAATCGATATGCCTTCACGCCAAGTTTCGCTACCGCGCGCTCGGCACATGGACTGTCATGGATCATTCCCTGACAGCCGCCATCTTGGGAATTTTACCAAAATTTCGCTACATCCTCTTCACCCGAAGGCTTTTAAGAGAGCTTCCCTCTTCCCAGGTCATGGCGGTGCTGGCGCACGAGATCGGACACGCCAAAAGAGGACACCTCTATAAAATCCCCTTTGTTTTACTCGGCATGCCCCTGATCGCCTATTTGATTTTACTTAAAGTCGACCCCTGGCTTCGCCTCCATACCGAAGAATCGGCAGATCTTTTGATTTTTGTCCTTCTGCTCTTCAGCCTTAGCCTCTATTTTCGCTTTCTGTTCGGCTTTTACTTGCGGATGTTCGAGAGGGAAGCTGACCTTTTCAGCTTGGAAGCTGCCGGTGACAGCAGGGCTCTCATCGAGGCTCTTGATACAATTGGAATCTTGTCGGGAGGCACTCATGACAAGCCATCGTGGCACCACTACAGCATCCGCCAAAGGATGGACTTTTTAGCCAAGGTCAACGATAATGCGGCTCTTATAGACAAACATCAACGCAAGGTCAGGATCTGCCTGGCGGCCTACGCGCTTTTTCTTTTTTTGCTCACCGCCGCCCTCTGGATCTGA
- a CDS encoding Do family serine endopeptidase, with amino-acid sequence MTLRSMLLMFITSLTLVHGTPAAERSESYRDFTFVAEKAIPAVVSIQVKSTGGSKGRALAEDTDPFSDLYQDELFSKLFGGRRLLPKEPQESTAQASGFLISKEGLILTNNHVVTGAKAITVTLNDGRELNAKLVGQDPNTDLAIIKIDAENLPYLEMGNSDELRVGQWVIAIGNPLGLQASLTVGVVSAKGRSNLDLARIEDFIQTDAAINRGNSGGPLLNMSGEVVGINTAIVSNLASGGYMGIGFAIPSNIAHYVVSEIEKSGEVSRGFLGVALQPLDKDLANAFGLEKADGALIAEVQRNGAAFSAGIRQGDIILGINKKKIAGIGQLRNAVAMMKPGDKVTLEIMREGKKMDVPVTLGTLAKVGQKPAVHVSKIGIEVAALNDEIKEKLKIESAGVMVKKVDSESLAYIAGIREGALILSVNQKKVETPEEFDRIVAETESGKPLLFLIRQGESMRFVSIRER; translated from the coding sequence ATGACACTACGTTCAATGCTATTGATGTTTATAACCTCGCTTACCTTAGTGCACGGGACACCGGCAGCAGAGCGTTCAGAGTCCTATCGGGACTTCACCTTTGTCGCGGAAAAAGCAATTCCAGCCGTGGTTTCCATACAGGTTAAGTCTACCGGCGGATCAAAGGGAAGAGCTCTAGCAGAGGATACAGACCCGTTTTCAGACTTATATCAAGATGAGCTCTTCAGCAAATTGTTTGGAGGGAGGAGGCTTCTGCCCAAAGAACCCCAAGAGAGCACAGCGCAAGCTTCGGGGTTTCTCATTTCCAAAGAGGGGCTGATCCTAACCAATAACCATGTAGTCACAGGCGCAAAAGCGATTACAGTCACCTTAAATGACGGAAGGGAGCTCAATGCAAAGCTTGTCGGACAAGACCCCAATACAGATCTTGCCATCATCAAAATCGACGCCGAGAACCTTCCCTACCTCGAAATGGGTAACAGCGACGAGCTTCGCGTAGGCCAATGGGTCATCGCTATCGGCAACCCTCTTGGACTTCAAGCCTCCCTCACTGTCGGTGTTGTGAGCGCAAAAGGACGTAGTAACCTGGATTTGGCGCGTATCGAAGACTTCATCCAGACCGATGCTGCAATCAACAGGGGCAACTCCGGCGGCCCGCTCCTGAACATGTCAGGAGAAGTCGTAGGGATCAATACAGCGATTGTCAGTAATTTGGCATCCGGAGGGTATATGGGAATAGGATTTGCCATTCCGAGCAACATTGCCCACTATGTCGTCAGCGAGATAGAAAAGAGCGGAGAGGTGTCACGTGGATTTCTTGGAGTCGCCCTGCAACCACTTGACAAGGACCTTGCCAACGCTTTCGGACTTGAAAAGGCAGATGGAGCCCTCATCGCAGAGGTACAAAGAAACGGGGCGGCCTTCTCCGCAGGAATTAGGCAAGGAGACATTATTCTCGGTATCAACAAAAAAAAGATCGCTGGAATCGGCCAGCTAAGAAACGCGGTGGCGATGATGAAACCGGGCGACAAAGTCACCCTTGAGATCATGCGAGAGGGCAAAAAAATGGATGTTCCGGTGACTTTGGGAACTTTGGCAAAAGTGGGTCAAAAGCCCGCTGTCCACGTATCAAAGATCGGAATCGAAGTGGCAGCTTTGAACGACGAAATCAAGGAAAAACTTAAAATCGAGAGCGCTGGTGTGATGGTCAAAAAAGTGGATTCGGAATCTTTGGCTTACATAGCAGGAATAAGAGAGGGTGCACTGATTCTTTCCGTGAACCAGAAGAAGGTAGAAACTCCTGAGGAGTTCGATCGGATCGTTGCGGAAACCGAATCGGGCAAACCGCTTCTCTTTCTCATCAGGCAAGGGGAATCGATGCGTTTTGTCTCCATCCGCGAGAGGTAA
- a CDS encoding dipeptidase, producing MHQTANLEESYRTIEESAIKDWETFLRFESISSEKEKESDMLKTADWLSDYLNKIGFTTSILKTEGHPAVFAENKEAGPSKPTVLIYGHYDVQPTDPLELWKNPPFQPTIVGKTMYARGAQDNKGQIFYCIQAMRALKLSGPLPVNIKFLIEGEEETGSPSLPKLLDEKKDLFKSDYFIVADCGIPDMEHPAIALSLRGILSMDVHFRGSKGDLHSGMHGGLAFNPNHALIQALSALRGKDGKILVPGFYDDVVPPSASITKEIFSGLAEQEYLATVGCLPTGGERGLSMLERGSLRPTLEVNGIHGGYAGSGFKTVIPAEAVAKVSCRLVPNQDPHKIASSVRNFLLSNCPEGIEIHVDIHKGVGEPVRADSNSPIVQAVKKGYEEVFKKPCRYIMEGASIPIVAKMKSTISKEFVLMGLGMPSDAIHAPNEHFGLDRFKMGALIIAKTLSHLGNSSHN from the coding sequence ATGCACCAAACAGCCAATCTTGAAGAGTCTTACAGAACCATCGAAGAGAGCGCCATTAAAGACTGGGAGACTTTCTTAAGGTTCGAAAGCATCAGTTCCGAAAAGGAAAAAGAAAGCGACATGCTGAAAACCGCCGATTGGCTCTCCGATTACCTGAATAAAATCGGCTTCACCACTTCTATCTTAAAAACAGAAGGGCATCCGGCGGTTTTTGCCGAAAACAAAGAGGCCGGACCCAGCAAACCGACCGTGCTCATCTATGGACACTACGATGTCCAGCCCACCGATCCGCTTGAACTTTGGAAAAACCCTCCATTTCAGCCGACGATAGTGGGTAAAACAATGTATGCACGCGGGGCCCAAGACAACAAAGGGCAAATATTCTACTGCATCCAGGCAATGCGCGCCCTTAAGCTGAGCGGTCCGCTGCCAGTCAACATCAAATTTCTGATCGAGGGAGAGGAGGAGACAGGCAGCCCAAGCCTACCCAAGCTCCTTGATGAAAAAAAAGATCTTTTCAAGAGTGACTATTTCATCGTTGCCGATTGCGGCATACCCGATATGGAACACCCGGCAATTGCGTTAAGCCTAAGGGGAATCCTCTCCATGGATGTCCACTTCAGGGGTTCCAAGGGTGATCTCCACTCAGGAATGCATGGCGGGCTGGCGTTCAATCCCAACCACGCCCTTATTCAGGCGCTCTCTGCCTTGCGGGGCAAAGACGGTAAGATTTTAGTTCCCGGCTTCTACGATGACGTCGTGCCCCCTTCTGCTTCGATCACGAAAGAGATCTTTTCCGGTCTGGCAGAGCAGGAATATCTTGCAACCGTCGGCTGTCTGCCTACCGGTGGCGAGAGAGGTTTAAGCATGCTGGAGAGAGGCTCCCTGCGTCCCACTCTGGAAGTGAATGGGATCCACGGTGGTTATGCGGGCAGTGGATTTAAGACAGTGATCCCCGCCGAGGCAGTCGCTAAAGTGTCATGCCGCCTCGTACCCAACCAAGATCCCCACAAAATTGCTTCCTCGGTCCGTAATTTCCTGCTCTCAAACTGCCCGGAAGGAATCGAGATTCATGTCGACATCCATAAAGGCGTTGGAGAGCCCGTCAGGGCAGATTCCAACTCACCCATAGTCCAGGCCGTCAAAAAGGGGTATGAGGAGGTTTTTAAAAAACCATGTCGTTACATCATGGAAGGCGCCTCCATTCCGATTGTCGCCAAAATGAAAAGCACCATCTCCAAAGAGTTTGTCTTAATGGGTCTGGGCATGCCAAGTGACGCTATCCATGCACCCAACGAACACTTCGGCCTCGACCGCTTCAAGATGGGGGCTTTGATCATAGCCAAAACGTTGAGCCATCTTGGCAACAGCTCACACAACTAA